TCAGTGTGGTTGATGTTATTTTTACGCCTTATGTCGAGCGAATGAACGCTAGTCTCTTTTATTACAAGGGCTACTCTATGCGAGAAGAAAACCCCTACTTTGCAAAATGGTTTGATGGCATGGAAACTCGCTCCACCTATCGGGGAACGCAGAGTGATTTTCATACTCATGCCCACGACTTACCGCCACAGATGGGAGGTTGTTATGCCAATGATGACCCCCAGACTAAACTTAATCAAGCGCGGGTAGATAGTGGCCCCTGGATGGGCTTACCTGATGTCAATTACCCTGAACCTGAAACTTCACGTCAAGAAGCATTACATCGTGTTCTCAAACATCGTCAAAATCTCATCAAAGTTAATCCAGTTTCTGAGGAAATTTTTGACCCTGCTTTACGTTGTGCCTTAACCCATTTGATCACAGGAGAAGTTTGTCCCCCTCCTGCTGGGGCAGCCACTGGTTTAAGATATCTGCGCGATCGCGTGAGTGTTCCTCGGGATATGTCCATTTATGCGGCGAAACGGTTACGGGAATCTCTAGAAAAAACTGCTAGTTTAGACAGTCAAAAACAGGCAGAGCCAATTCCAGTGCAACACCGACGCGATCAAAACCCTGCTAATTTTGTTAATTAAACCATCAGAGTAAATTAGTCTTCTGCATCTTCTGCTAAAGGAACTGCTCGTTCAGAAGAGCGATCCATTTTCTCATTTACTTCTTCTAAAAGATCGGCTTCTGAGACAAGGGCATCTTGACCACTAGAAGAATCATCTTCATTATTCAATTTTCTTTCCCCACGTCTAATATCAGGCTGAGATACTTCCTGAAGTGCTTCATGCCCCAGAGTATAACCCTTTAAGCCACTAATGATTCCACTTCCAACGGCGATGAGAATAAAGATAAAAATAAATGTCAAAGTAGAATTAAATCTCATGATGTTAAATTATAATTAGTAACGTACAACTTAACCAGGGTTGGCCGAGCGGTTGAGGCAGCGAACTCATAATTCGCCTTAGGCAGGTTCAACTCCTGCACCCTGGACTCTTCAAAATTGTTGATGGTTGTTCTGAGACCCCACCGAAGTTGTATAAGGGTTTTCTAAATCCCGAGTCCTGATCGGAATTTCTCCTACTTGTTGCTTTCTATAATCTCGATGCAGAATATTCAAAAGTCTGGAATCACGAATAATTTCATTTTCTGGAAAAGAAGAACGGTCTAGAGACTCCCCTACGCCAAAAATTGGTTTCAATCGCCCTTCTAGAGAGTGATTATCAAAAAAATTGCCAGACTCATAGTTAAGAGCTTCTCGAAATAACTGAGGAACATTTTGATATTCAATGGGTGTTTTGAAAGAAGAAGTTTCTTCTTCAGAGTTTTTGTCTGATGAGTGGGACCCAGCGTAAGCAACATTAGCACTAAAAGCTGTGAAACTGATCCCAAGCAGACTTGCCCAGAAAAGATGTGCTAGCGACATTTTTAATTTGGTGCCTGAAATTATCACTTTGATTCTAGCATTATAAGGTTTTTTTTAGGTTTTTAGCCAAAAATAGATAAGTATATCAATAATATCAAGATTTCATGACATAATGATCCCCGAAGAAGGCTTAAATCCGTGTATAAGCGAAAAAAATAGATACCTTACTTGATCTCACCCTATAAGTATTTGCTAAAACTATAGGTGTAACGATCCACACGGATAAGTTAAGGTTTTCTTTATTACCGTTTGTTGTTCTCGTTCTCAATTATTGAATCAAAGCCAA
This window of the Euhalothece natronophila Z-M001 genome carries:
- a CDS encoding glutathione S-transferase family protein, translating into MEALSWEELEARSNLERDRVNGATNPQARLRLFGHDESEVRVTLYRDHHAWCPYCQKVWLWLEEKQIPYRIEKVTMFCYGQKERWYKRIVPSGMLPALELDNRLLTESDDILVALEQAFGSLGWSMTDPKVMSLRKLERLLFRAWCTWLCYPTRNRREEEKNRDQFLKTMQQVEKALSETPSPYFLEDFSVVDVIFTPYVERMNASLFYYKGYSMREENPYFAKWFDGMETRSTYRGTQSDFHTHAHDLPPQMGGCYANDDPQTKLNQARVDSGPWMGLPDVNYPEPETSRQEALHRVLKHRQNLIKVNPVSEEIFDPALRCALTHLITGEVCPPPAGAATGLRYLRDRVSVPRDMSIYAAKRLRESLEKTASLDSQKQAEPIPVQHRRDQNPANFVN